A genomic stretch from Syntrophales bacterium includes:
- a CDS encoding MBL fold metallo-hydrolase yields MSQPIEITILVDNRAAPGLMAEHGLSLWIETGERRILFDTGQGAALVPNAWALGVDLAGTDMLVLSHGHYDHVGGIPQVLRRARKLVIYCHPGVVLPRYAIRDGAARAIHMPKDSSSALDRFPLERLHWIQNPVSLPGDVGLTGPVPRESGFEDTGGAFFLDREGRQADPIEDDLALWIRTDEGLVVCVGCCHAGLLNTLNRVQKLNGGMRIRAVIGGLHLLHAGRERLDRTVAALLSLDPDLVIPCHCTGEHASAVLLEALGSKGRPGSAGMRCRFES; encoded by the coding sequence ATGAGCCAACCGATTGAAATCACCATCCTCGTCGACAACCGGGCGGCCCCCGGACTGATGGCGGAGCACGGCCTCTCGCTCTGGATCGAGACGGGGGAGCGGCGCATCCTCTTCGATACGGGGCAGGGTGCGGCCCTGGTGCCCAACGCCTGGGCCCTTGGCGTCGATCTGGCCGGAACGGATATGCTGGTCCTGAGCCACGGGCACTATGACCACGTGGGGGGAATTCCCCAGGTCCTGCGAAGGGCCAGGAAGCTTGTAATATATTGTCATCCGGGTGTCGTTCTGCCCCGGTACGCCATTCGGGACGGAGCGGCAAGGGCGATCCACATGCCGAAGGACTCCTCGTCGGCCCTGGACCGATTCCCCCTGGAACGTCTTCACTGGATCCAGAACCCCGTGTCTCTTCCGGGAGATGTTGGTCTTACGGGCCCGGTGCCACGGGAGTCCGGATTCGAGGACACGGGGGGTGCGTTCTTCCTCGATCGTGAAGGCCGGCAGGCGGATCCGATCGAAGACGACCTCGCCCTGTGGATCCGGACGGACGAGGGGCTGGTTGTGTGCGTCGGCTGCTGCCACGCGGGACTCCTGAACACCCTGAACCGGGTGCAGAAACTGAACGGCGGAATGCGGATCCGGGCCGTCATCGGAGGATTGCACCTGCTCCATGCCGGCCGCGAACGCCTCGACCGCACCGTGGCTGCACTCCTCTCGCTGGATCCGGATCTGGTGATCCCCTGCCACTGCACCGGCGAACACGCGTCCGCCGTCCTGCTCGAAGCCCTGGGCAGCAAGGGCAGGCCAGGATCCGCGGGAATGCGATGCCGGTTTGAGTCCTGA
- a CDS encoding NAD(P)H-hydrate dehydratase → MLCIMGTVPSDAFPLTEGTAVMDGERLQIGSVTIDVNRGTPALVAAAAVAADTLGRPGPFVCLAGDTGTGKGSRRLYQHMTAALPGNSFRTIVFHYLQPIVHWHNRLEGILEAMSPRPTLIADAGFMYVAKMSGRASIFDLFTPDVGELAFLADEEAPHPFYTRGFILHEENRVPDLIARAYRHGNAARHLLVKGARDYLADEKGILETVDSHAEEAMEAMGGTGDTLTGLVSVLIDSGMSIRYAAPAAMRTNRLAGRLARPTPATQIGELIRHIPQALRHVLEASPENHRAKDTA, encoded by the coding sequence ATGCTCTGCATAATGGGAACGGTTCCCTCGGACGCCTTCCCCCTCACGGAAGGGACGGCCGTTATGGACGGCGAACGGCTTCAAATCGGCTCCGTGACGATCGACGTGAACCGGGGAACGCCCGCCCTCGTCGCCGCCGCCGCAGTTGCGGCGGATACCCTGGGAAGACCGGGGCCGTTTGTCTGTCTCGCCGGCGATACGGGAACCGGCAAGGGAAGCCGCCGTCTCTATCAGCACATGACCGCAGCCTTGCCCGGGAACTCCTTCCGGACCATCGTTTTTCACTACCTGCAGCCCATTGTTCACTGGCACAACAGGCTGGAGGGCATCCTGGAAGCCATGAGCCCCCGGCCGACGCTGATCGCCGACGCTGGATTCATGTACGTGGCCAAAATGAGCGGCCGGGCATCCATCTTCGACCTCTTCACGCCCGACGTGGGAGAGCTCGCCTTTCTGGCGGACGAGGAGGCGCCCCACCCTTTCTACACCAGGGGGTTCATCCTCCACGAGGAAAACCGCGTTCCCGACCTGATCGCCCGGGCATACCGGCACGGCAACGCGGCCCGGCATCTCCTTGTCAAGGGGGCCAGGGATTACCTGGCCGATGAAAAGGGAATCCTGGAGACGGTCGACAGTCACGCCGAAGAAGCGATGGAGGCCATGGGCGGAACGGGCGACACCCTGACCGGTCTTGTGTCCGTTCTCATCGATTCGGGAATGAGCATCCGGTACGCAGCCCCAGCCGCCATGAGGACAAACCGCCTGGCCGGACGGCTCGCAAGGCCCACACCGGCAACCCAGATCGGGGAACTGATCCGGCACATCCCGCAGGCACTGCGACACGTGCTGGAAGCTTCTCCCGAAAACCATCGCGCAAAGGATACGGCATGA
- a CDS encoding sulfurtransferase TusA family protein, translating into MSKTVDARGLSCPQPVLMTLDEIKAGTSTEMTVLVDSDASKENVSRAAAGKGWTVAGISEDRGAYSITIKKG; encoded by the coding sequence ATGTCGAAAACAGTAGATGCCCGCGGTCTTTCATGCCCCCAGCCCGTCCTGATGACCCTTGACGAGATCAAGGCGGGGACCTCGACCGAGATGACCGTCCTGGTCGACAGCGACGCCTCGAAGGAAAACGTTTCCCGGGCGGCGGCAGGCAAGGGATGGACGGTCGCCGGAATCAGCGAGGACCGCGGCGCGTACAGCATCACCATCAAAAAAGGCTGA
- the yedE gene encoding YedE family putative selenium transporter produces the protein MRLRHDPAGRHHNPTQHKSDGKGESLVNGIKNLFAGRWGIIGVGILIGILAPLLQKWGNPGNMGVCVACFERDIAGALGLHRADVVQYIRPEIIGFVLGALIAAYLFKEFRPRLGSAPIVRFVLGMFAMIGALVFLGCPWRAALRLAGGDWNAVLGLAGLAVGIGIGTLFLKGGYNLGRTQQTHHTAGWMLPLVMIGLLCLLLIFPQVPGEAKSGVLFYSAKGPGAMHAPLAVSLGIGLVIGILAQRSRFCTMGAIRDFVLFRQTHLLSGFIALIATAFVVNLIVGQFKPGFEGQPVAHTMHLWNFAGMALSGLAFCLAGGCPGRQLFLAGEGDGDAAVFVVGMIVGAAIAHNFGLASSPTGVGPYGVPAVIIGLAVCLFIGFTMRKRIA, from the coding sequence ATCCGCCTCCGGCATGACCCTGCGGGGCGGCATCACAACCCAACCCAGCACAAATCAGATGGAAAAGGAGAATCGCTTGTGAACGGAATCAAGAATTTGTTCGCGGGGCGGTGGGGCATCATTGGTGTCGGCATCCTCATCGGCATACTGGCTCCGCTCCTGCAGAAATGGGGTAACCCAGGCAACATGGGCGTCTGCGTCGCCTGCTTCGAGCGAGACATCGCCGGGGCGCTCGGCCTCCATCGGGCCGACGTGGTGCAGTACATCCGCCCGGAGATCATCGGCTTCGTTCTCGGGGCACTCATTGCCGCGTATCTGTTCAAGGAATTTCGCCCCCGCCTGGGATCGGCGCCGATCGTCCGGTTCGTCCTCGGCATGTTCGCCATGATCGGGGCGCTGGTATTTCTGGGATGCCCCTGGCGGGCGGCCCTGCGTCTGGCCGGCGGCGACTGGAACGCCGTTCTCGGCCTGGCGGGCCTCGCCGTCGGCATCGGGATCGGCACCCTGTTCCTGAAAGGCGGCTACAACCTGGGCCGCACCCAGCAGACCCACCACACGGCGGGCTGGATGCTTCCCCTCGTCATGATCGGACTGCTGTGCCTGCTGCTGATCTTTCCCCAGGTCCCCGGCGAAGCAAAAAGCGGGGTTCTTTTCTACAGCGCAAAGGGTCCGGGAGCCATGCATGCGCCCCTGGCCGTATCTCTCGGCATCGGCCTCGTGATCGGTATTCTCGCCCAGCGGAGCCGTTTCTGTACGATGGGCGCCATTCGTGATTTTGTTCTCTTCCGGCAGACGCATCTCCTGTCGGGGTTCATCGCCCTGATCGCAACCGCTTTTGTCGTCAATCTCATCGTCGGCCAGTTCAAGCCGGGATTTGAGGGACAGCCCGTCGCCCATACCATGCACCTGTGGAACTTCGCCGGGATGGCCCTGTCGGGCCTGGCGTTCTGCCTGGCCGGCGGGTGCCCGGGACGTCAGCTTTTCCTGGCCGGCGAGGGAGACGGCGACGCCGCCGTTTTCGTCGTCGGAATGATCGTCGGCGCCGCGATCGCCCACAATTTCGGCCTGGCCAGCTCTCCCACCGGCGTCGGCCCTTACGGAGTGCCGGCGGTCATCATCGGCCTTGCCGTGTGCCTGTTCATCGGCTTCACCATGAGAAAAAGGATTGCCTGA
- a CDS encoding DUF3343 domain-containing protein, which translates to MFENTGEVIQAETLLKKGGWEIRVMGPPPEVRQGCDLVIEFPLIEELQILRILEAAKLPPLKTVPVTGPLLEPVNIFQVKDFGRYLMVRAANMKLTVDRENGTIVNVSGGGCPDVPYLAASMVGQKLADAPNPRDIGHTLCGYALQLAFEEVKRLCSA; encoded by the coding sequence GTGTTTGAAAACACCGGTGAGGTCATCCAGGCGGAGACCCTGCTGAAAAAGGGCGGGTGGGAGATCCGCGTCATGGGCCCCCCGCCGGAGGTCCGGCAGGGGTGCGACCTGGTGATCGAGTTCCCCCTGATCGAGGAGCTGCAGATTCTCAGAATTCTCGAAGCGGCGAAACTGCCGCCCCTGAAAACGGTACCCGTGACCGGTCCCCTCCTGGAGCCGGTGAATATTTTTCAAGTCAAGGATTTCGGCAGGTACCTCATGGTCCGGGCTGCCAACATGAAACTCACCGTGGACAGGGAAAACGGCACAATCGTCAACGTGTCCGGGGGCGGATGCCCCGATGTTCCCTATCTGGCCGCTTCCATGGTGGGACAGAAACTTGCCGATGCGCCAAATCCGCGGGACATCGGGCACACGCTCTGCGGTTACGCGCTCCAGCTCGCCTTCGAGGAGGTCAAGCGCCTATGCTCTGCATAA
- a CDS encoding GYD domain-containing protein: MQLYIILMNLTDQGIRTVKDSTQLIAEAKNAFEKKGGVVKGVYLTMGQWDYLAICEAPSDEIAVDFILGLGATGNVRTHTIKAFLPEVVSEFKFSF; the protein is encoded by the coding sequence ATGCAACTCTACATCATTCTCATGAATCTCACGGATCAGGGGATTCGCACCGTGAAGGATTCGACCCAGTTGATTGCAGAGGCAAAGAACGCCTTTGAAAAGAAAGGGGGAGTCGTGAAGGGCGTTTATCTGACCATGGGGCAATGGGATTACCTGGCCATTTGCGAGGCCCCCAGCGATGAGATCGCTGTCGATTTCATCCTGGGGCTTGGTGCCACAGGCAATGTCAGGACCCACACAATCAAGGCGTTCCTGCCGGAAGTGGTCAGTGAATTCAAGTTCAGCTTCTGA
- a CDS encoding (Fe-S)-binding protein, whose amino-acid sequence MWDASKCDLCGDCLARCLYVEYDREKAAANIQALMDGRDAEILHRCVTCCACREYCPTGADPFDLILRAMEERKAFPAPPETGQMFALAGTLPASVIPGDADKPALSICVMEGSLPPGALDGELFKGLTLVKGGDYFCYVGYVHIGQESPVERQARRFIDNLAALGKDIVFLHDDCYAMVDAKIRDYGITAPFRYMHLYEYMRNFLRDHRDRITPLGKKVAYQRPCASRYTPAKDAFLDEIFELIGVERVARRYDREEALCCTGAFARVYPDLAREIATRNIDDAVAFGAEAIVTLCPMCDRVLRKPAAARGLTKIYVTDLCRMALGEIPFPAA is encoded by the coding sequence ATGTGGGATGCTTCAAAGTGCGATCTGTGCGGCGACTGCCTGGCCCGGTGCCTGTACGTCGAGTACGACCGTGAGAAGGCGGCGGCGAACATTCAGGCCCTGATGGACGGCAGGGACGCGGAGATCCTGCACCGCTGCGTCACCTGCTGCGCCTGCCGTGAATACTGCCCCACCGGGGCCGACCCGTTCGACCTGATCCTGCGGGCCATGGAAGAAAGGAAGGCCTTCCCGGCACCGCCGGAGACAGGACAGATGTTCGCCCTCGCGGGGACCCTCCCGGCATCGGTGATCCCGGGAGACGCCGACAAGCCGGCCCTGTCCATCTGCGTCATGGAGGGCAGCCTCCCGCCCGGGGCGCTGGACGGAGAGTTGTTCAAGGGGCTGACCCTCGTCAAGGGGGGCGATTATTTCTGTTACGTCGGCTACGTCCACATCGGCCAGGAAAGCCCGGTGGAACGGCAAGCCCGCCGGTTCATCGACAACCTGGCAGCCCTGGGAAAGGACATCGTGTTTCTCCACGACGACTGCTACGCGATGGTGGACGCGAAGATCCGGGACTACGGCATCACGGCGCCGTTCCGGTACATGCACCTGTACGAGTACATGAGGAACTTCCTTCGGGACCACCGGGACCGGATCACGCCCCTCGGCAAAAAGGTCGCCTACCAGCGACCCTGTGCCTCCCGGTATACCCCGGCCAAGGACGCGTTCCTGGACGAGATCTTCGAGTTGATCGGGGTGGAGCGGGTGGCCCGCCGGTACGACCGGGAGGAGGCGCTCTGCTGCACCGGGGCGTTCGCCCGCGTATACCCGGACCTGGCCCGGGAGATCGCCACCCGGAATATCGACGACGCGGTCGCCTTCGGGGCGGAGGCGATCGTGACCCTCTGCCCCATGTGCGACCGGGTGCTCCGCAAGCCCGCGGCGGCCAGGGGACTGACGAAAATCTACGTGACCGACCTGTGCCGGATGGCCCTGGGCGAGATCCCCTTCCCGGCGGCATAG
- a CDS encoding MBL fold metallo-hydrolase has translation MSKTIPINEVDRVEILTLQDNYIEITAMDNTAVVSRATALKDMEFKSSILAEHGFSALVKTTTGDRTRTLLFDFGFSEIGAAHNARVLGADLSQVEAITLSHGHSDHTGGFHEMTAMIGKKGLELTVHPSVFKKPRYLKIAPEFKIHFPKFDRETVEKAGLKVVESKEPRPLLDGDILFLGEVPRRTDFEKGFPIAFCQEGGEEKWDAIEDDTSVVMNVKGKGLVILSGCAHSGIVNTVLYAREVTGVEPVHVVMGGFHLSGPLFEPIIGRTTEELKKINPAYVIPTHCTGRKAIMEMEKEMKEAFILNMSGTKLTFTA, from the coding sequence ATGAGCAAGACCATCCCCATCAACGAAGTGGACCGGGTGGAGATCCTCACCCTCCAGGACAACTACATCGAAATCACCGCCATGGACAACACCGCGGTGGTGAGCCGCGCCACGGCCCTCAAGGACATGGAGTTCAAGAGCTCCATCCTGGCGGAGCATGGTTTCTCCGCCCTGGTGAAGACCACGACGGGAGACCGGACCCGGACGCTCCTGTTCGACTTCGGCTTCTCCGAGATCGGGGCAGCCCACAACGCCCGTGTCCTGGGGGCCGACCTGTCCCAGGTGGAGGCCATTACCCTCTCCCACGGGCACTCGGATCATACGGGGGGATTCCATGAGATGACGGCCATGATCGGGAAGAAGGGGCTCGAGCTGACGGTCCACCCATCGGTCTTTAAAAAGCCCCGCTACCTGAAGATCGCACCGGAGTTCAAGATCCACTTCCCGAAGTTCGACCGTGAAACCGTCGAAAAGGCGGGGCTGAAGGTCGTGGAGTCGAAGGAGCCGCGGCCCCTCCTGGACGGGGACATCCTGTTCCTGGGCGAGGTCCCCCGGCGGACGGACTTCGAGAAGGGGTTCCCCATCGCCTTCTGCCAGGAGGGAGGCGAGGAGAAATGGGACGCCATCGAGGACGATACCTCCGTCGTCATGAACGTGAAGGGCAAAGGGCTGGTGATCCTCTCCGGCTGCGCCCACTCGGGCATCGTCAACACGGTCCTCTATGCCCGGGAGGTAACAGGCGTGGAGCCCGTCCATGTGGTCATGGGGGGCTTCCACCTGAGCGGCCCCCTCTTCGAGCCCATCATCGGCCGGACCACGGAGGAGCTGAAGAAGATCAACCCCGCCTACGTCATCCCCACCCACTGCACGGGCCGGAAGGCCATCATGGAGATGGAGAAGGAGATGAAGGAAGCCTTCATCCTGAACATGTCGGGAACGAAGCTCACGTTCACGGCGTAA